CGCGCCGGCCAGCACGAACGCCGTGAGCACGACCAGGCCGATCCGCCGCTGGCCACGACTGCGGCGCACCTCGGCCGGCTCGCGCGGCGCCGGCAGCGTGCTGATCACGGCCGCGCTGTACCCGCCCAAGATCAGCTCTAACGGAGCAGCCGCCCCACCGGTGAGCGCTCCAGGTCCTGCAGCAGCTCCGAGGGATTCCCGTAGACCGCCGCGGCCCCCGCCTCCTGCAGCTCGCGCTCGCCGATGCCGCCACACATCAGGCCGATGCACGGCACGCCCGCTGCGCCGGCCGCACGTACGTCGTAGACCGTGTCGCCGAGCATCACCGCGTTGTCCGGCGCCACCCCGACGGCGTCGAGGGCGGCGCGGACGATGTCGGGCGCCGGCTTGCTGTGCTCGACGTCGCTGCTGTCGACGACAGCGCTGACGACGTCGTCGCAGCCGATCTTCTCGCGGAAGTCGGCCACGTCACCGGGGCTGCCACTGGTGCAGTAGACGACCTTCGTCCCGCGCCCGGCGCAGGTCCGGATGAGCTCCGGGACGGCGTGGAAGGGGATGCACCGCTCGCGCAGCGGCGCCCACTTCTCGGCGTGACCGTCGACGACCTGCTCGTCGGACCGTCCGACGAGCGTCTGGACGAGGTCGCCGGAGCTGCGGCCGATGGCCCGGTGGATGTCGAAGCACGACACCTCGTACCCTGCGTCGCGAAACGCCTCCCACCAGGCGATCACGTGCAGATAGACGGTGTCGAGCAGCGTCCCGTCGACGTCCAGGACGAGGGCGGTGGGACCGGACGCTTGGCCGTTGGGTCGCGGAGGTGCAGGCTGGGTCATGGACCGCCCGGTACCCGGGTAGGGGCGGAGCCACCCGCCCGACGACCACGCCACCCCGCGACAGCACGGAGGACAGACGTGACCGGAGTGCCGGCCGACCAGCTGACCGACGAGGCCCTGGAACGCGAACTCAAACATCTGCACGACACGCGCCACGACACCTTCCTGCACGGCAGCGAGGACGCCCTGCAGTTCCACACCATGCGCACGACCGAGCTCGAGGAGGACTACCTGCGCCGCAATCCCGACCGGGTCATCGACGCACGGCGGACGCGGCACGGCTCGCGCGAGCTGTCGGGGCAGGACACATGAGCGAGCGGACTCCCGAGGACCTGGTCGAACAACAGAGCACCCCGACCCGCGACGCGGCGCTGGGTGAGCTGCCGGACGTACCGCTGGAGGCGGACGACGCCGACGCGGCCGAGCAGGCGGTGGTGGTGGAGCTCGACGAGGACGAGCGCCGCTCGGACTAAGGTCTGAGCGTGACGACGACCACGCAAGGACGCGACTTCGCGCCGCGCGGGACCCGCCTGCCGCGGCAGGCCCGCCGCAAGCAGCTGCTCGGCGCCGCGCAGGAGGTCTTCGTCGCGCAGGGCTACCACGCCGCGGCGATGGACGAGATCGCCGAGCGGGCAGGCGTCAGCAAGCCGGTGCTGTACCAGCACTTCCCGAGCAAACTCGAGCTCTATCTCGCGCTGCTGGACCAGCACGCGGAGAATCTGGTGCTGCGCGTGCGGGAGGCGCTGGCGACGACCACCGACAACAAGGCCCGCGTGGCGGCGTCGGTCGCGGCGTACTTCGACTTCGTCGACGGTGAGGGCACCGACGGCGAGGGCGCCTTCCGGCTGGTCTTCGAGAGCGACCTGCGCAACGACCCGGCGGTGCGCGAGCGGGTGGAGCGGATGACGCAGGGCTGCGTCGACGCGATCGCGGAGACGATCGCGCACGACACCGGCTACCGCGCCGAGGAGGCGCAGCTGCTGTCCATCGGGCTGTCCGGGCTGATGGAGGTGGGCGCCCGCTGGTGGCTGACCTCGCCCGACCGCATCCCGAAGGAGCGGGCGGTCGAGCTGCTGCTGGGGCTGGCCTGGCGCGGCATCTCGGGCGCACCACGCACCGGCTGAGCCCGGTTGCGCCCAGGGCGTACGGCGAGGTGCACCCGCGGCCGGCGGGCTAGCCTGCGTCTTCCGTATCCCGCAACGAAGGAGTCCTCGGTGGAGGTCAAGATCGGCGTCCAGTACGCCGCGCGCGAGCTCGTCCTCGAGAGCGCGCAGTCCCCGGACGACGTGGCCAAGGCCGTCGCCGAGGCGCTCCGCGCCGACCTCGGCGTGCTGTCGCTCGTCGACGAGAAGGGCCGCCGCGTCCTGGTGCCCGCCGACAAGCTGGCCTACGTCGAGATCGCCGAGTCCGAGCAGCGCCGGGTGGGCTTCGGCGCGCTGTAGCCCACGGCCGGCGCAGGTCGGCTGGACGGCAACGGAGCGCAACCGGAGGTTCACGGGACACGCAAGCGGGAACGACTGCTGCCGATCGGGCCGACCGGGCCCCGACCTCAGGAGGAACCCGTGCTGCTCACCATTATCGGCATGATCATCATCGGTGCCATCGCTGGTTTCATCGCCCGCGCGCTCGTTCCCGGCAAGGATGCGATGAGCGTCCCCGCGACGATCCTGCTCGGTATCGTCGGCTCGTTCGTCGGCGGTTTCCTCGGCTCGCTGCTGTTCGGCGGCGGTGACGGCGAAGGCTTCCTGCGCCCGACCGGCCTGATCGGCTCCGTCATCGGCGCGATCATCGCCCTGCTGGTCTACAACGCGGTGAGCGGCAAGAAGCGCTCGCACGTGTAGTCCGTCCGTCACGTCCCGCCGGAGGTCGGCGCCCCACCCGGGGTGCCGGCCTCCGGCGCGTGTTGCCGCGCCCGACGGCTGCGGCGCTACGACTGCAGGCCGAGCGCCGCCATCCGCGCCGTGTGGTTGTCGGTGAGCCGGGTGAGCAGCCGGGCGATGCCGGCCAGGTCGCCGCTGCCACCCACCAGCAACTCGGTCAAGGCGTCCCGCTCGACCGCGACCCGCTGCGCCTGGATGAGCGCCTCCCCCACCAGCCGGCGGGCCCAGAGCGCGAGCCGCCCGGCCACCGCCGGATCCGCGGCCGTCGCCTCACGCACCTTGCTGACGGCGAACGACGCCTGGCCGGTGTCCGCCAGCGCCTCCAGCACCAGCCCACGGGTGGACGCGTCCTGCACGAAGGCGGCGACCTCACGGTAGAAGTCGCTCGCCAGGCCGTCGCCGACGTAGGCCTTGATGATCCCCTCGAGCCAGTCGTTCGGCGGCGTCGACTCGTGGAAGGCGTCGAGCGGGCCGACGAAGGGCAACATGGCCTGCTCCGGGTCGATCGACTCGCTCAGCATGTGGTCGTGCAGCCGCCGGTAGTGCTCGAACTCCGCGGCCGCCATCGTGGCGAGGGCGTGCTTGTCGCGGATCGTCGGCGCCAGCCGGGCATCGCTGGCCAGCCGCTCGAACGCCGTCAGCTCGCCATAGGCCAGGACCCCCAGCAGGTCGACGGTTGCCTGGTCCAGCCGGGTGTTCATGCGGGTGATCCTGCCGTACCCCTCGCCACCCGCCGCTCCCGGTAGGCTGGGACTTCCAGGGGCGGCGCTCGCCGCTCCGACCGTGTGCGTGGACCGCAGTCCCGCCGGCGCGCCGGGCTCTCCCGAGACCCGCAGCGAGCCCGCCTCTGTCGTCGGTCGGCGCGACGCAAGAGAGGCACTCCGCTGACCACCGAGACCCCCGCCAACGGCTTCGCCGCGCTCGGCGCCCTGCCCGAGACCGTCCAGGCGCTCGAAGCGCTCGGCATCACGACGCCCTTCGCCATCCAGACCATGACCCTGCCGATCGCGCTGGCCGGTCACGACCTGATCGGTCAGGCGCGCACCGGTACCGGCAAGACGCTGGGCTTCGGCGTGCCGCTGCTCCAGCGCGTGAAGAGCAAGGCGGAGGGGTCGGACGGGCGGCCGCAGGCGCTGGTCGTCGCGCCGACCCGCGAGCTGGCCGTCCAGGTCGCGACCGACATCGAGAAGGCGGGCAGCGTCCGGAGCATCCGCATCGCGCAGATCTACGGCGGGCGGGCCTTCGAGCCGCAGGTCGAGACGCTGCGCAAGGGCGTCGAAGTCGTGGTCGGCACTCCCGGTCGACTGCTCGACCTGGCCCGCCAGGGCCACCTGGACCTCTCGCACGTGCAGGTCCTGGTGCTGGACGAGGCCGACGAGATGCTGGACCTGGGCTTCCTGCCCGACGTCGAGCGGATCCTCGAACTGCTGCCGACCGAGCGGCAGACGATGCTGTTCTCGGCGACCATGCCGGGCCCGGTCGTGACCATGGCGCGCCGGTTCATGAAGCAGCCGACGCACATCCGGGCCGAGGAGATCGGGGAGAAGCGGACCGTCCCGGACACCGAGATCTTCGTCTACCGGGCGCACGCGATGGACAAGGGCGAGGTGCTCGCGCGGATCCTGCAGGCCGAGGGCCGCGGGCTGACGATGGTGTTCTGCCGGACCAAGCGGACCTGCGACAAGGTCGCCGCCGACATGGCCGACCGGGGCTTTGCGGCCGCCGCCGTGCACGGCGACCTCGGTCAGGGCGCCCGGGAGCAGGCGCTGCGCGCCTTCCGCAGCGGCAAGATCGACGTGCTGGTGGCCACCGACGTCGCCGCCCGCGGCATCGACGTGCAGGACGTCACGCACGTCATCAACTACCAGTGTCCGGACGAGGAGAGCACGTTTCTGCACCGGATCGGCCGCACCGGCCGGGCCGGCGCCAAGGGCGTCGCCGTCACGTTCGTCGACTGGGACGACATGCCCAAGTGGGGGCTGATCAACAAGGCGCTCGAGTTGCCGTTCCCGGAGCCGGTGGAGACCTACTCCAGCTCCAAGCATCTCTACAGCGACCTGCACATTCCGGCGGGCACCAAGGGCACCCTGCCGCGCTCGGCCCGGGTGCGCGCGGGGCTGCACGCCGAGCAGGTCGAGGACCTGGGCGAGACCGGCCGGCGCAGGCCTGCCGGGCGGGACGGCGGGCGGGACTCCGGCCGGGGCGGGCGCGACGGCGGTCGGGACTCCGGCCGCGGCGGGCGGGATTCCGGCCGCGGCGGGCGCGACGGCGGTCGGGACTCCGGCCGCGGCGGCCGGGACGACTCCGGTGCGGCTGTCGCCGACGACGCGCCCGCACTCCCCAAGCGCACGGGCAGCCCGCGCCGGCGTACCCGAGGAAGTGGTGCGGCGCTCGAGGCGGTGGCCGGCTCCGCGGACGCCGGGGCGGCCCCGGCTCCGGACGCCAGCCGGGCCCCGGCTCCGGACGCCGGCCGGGCCCCGGCTCCGGACGCGGACGGGGCGGGCGCGGGCCCGCGTCGCCGCCGGGGCGGCCGTGGCCGCGGCCGCGGCACCGGTGAGGCGGCTCCTGCCGCGGAGTAGCGCCTCGCCCCCGACGCATCTTCGGGCGCATTCTGCGGCCCGACGGCAGGCCGGGGCTCCTCGCGCCTCGACATGTGCCGCGCAGCGGCTGTTACACCACCGGTCAACATTTCCGGAATCTTGACCTGTGGTGCACACCCCCCGGACAGCACACCCGACTCCGGAGCGACGCGCCGTGTCCACGACCATGCAGTCACCGTCGTCAGGTGAGGTCCGCCTGACGCAGCTTCAGGTGCCCCCTGGCCACGCCGCCCGTCCGCCGGTCGGCAGACTCGCGGCATGCGCCTGCTCCTGCTCGCCGACACCCACGTGCCCCGGCGCGCCCGGGACCTGCCCGCCCCTGTCTGGGCGCAGGTCGAGACGGCCGACCTCGTCGTGCATGCCGGCGACTGGGTGGACGTCGCGCTGCTCGATGCGCTCGAGGTCCGGTCGCGCTCGCTGCTGGCCTGCTGGGGCAACAACGACGGGCCGGCGCTGCGGGCCCGGCTGCCGGAGGTGGCGCACGCGACGCTCGAGGGCGTACGGGTGGCGGTCACGCACGAGACGGGCGGCGCGGCGGGCCGGGAACGACGCGCCGACCTCGCGCACCCGGACGTCGACCTGCTGGTCTTCGGGCACAGCCACATCCCGTGGGACAGCACCACGCCGGGCGGGCTGCGGCTGCTCAACCCGGGCTCGCCGACCGACCGGCGCCGGCAGCCCACCTGCACCTTCCTGACGCTCGAGCTGCGCGACGGCCAGGTGCACGACGTGCGTCTGCATCCGACCTCACGGCATGCATGAGCCTGGCCGCCGCGGGTCTCGTACTCCTCGCGACGCTGGTCACCGCGACCGTCTCCGGGGTGCTGGGCATGGCCGGCGGGCTCCTGCTCATGGGTGCGCTGCTGCTGGTCCTGCCTGCGGCAATCGCCTTCGTGGTGCACGGCCTGCTGCAACTGGTCAGCAACGGCTGGCGGGCCTTCCTGCAACGCCGGCACCTGCACTGGGCGGTGGTCGGCTGGTATGCCGCCGGTGCGACGGCGGCCGCCGGCGCCGTCCATCTGCTGGCCTACACCCCGTCCACGCCGTTGACCTACCTGCTGCTCGGCCTCGTACCGGGCCTGGTCTGGCTGCCGGACAGGTGGCTGGCCCTTGACGCGAGCCGGCCGCCGCACGCGGTCGCGGCCGGAATTCTCGTGACGGCGCTCAATCTGGTCGCCGGCGTGGCCGGCCCGCTCCTGGACGTGTTCTTCGTACGGACGACGCTCGGGCGGCACGCGGTCGTCGCCACGAAGGCCGGGACGCAGGTCCTGTCGCACCTGGCCAAGGTCGTCGTCTACGGCGGCCTGGCCGGCGCAAGCGGGGTGCCGTACGGGCTGGTGCTGGCGGCAGTGCCGCTCTCCATGCTCGGCACGGCTCTCGGCGGTCGCCTGCTGGACCGGATCTCGGAGACCTCCTTCACGTCGTGGACGCGCTGGGTGGTCACCGGGATCGGCGTGCTCTACCTCGTGCAGGCAGCGCGACTGGCCGCCGCCTAACCTGACGGCGTGGCCCTGCACCCCATCTGCGCCGACCTCGACGTCCGGCTGGAGAGCTTCCCGGTGCCGGGGACGACCCTGGCTGCCCTCGTCTGCGAGCCCGCGGGACGACCCCGCTCGACCGTCCTGTTGGTGCCGGGCTACACCGGCAGCAAGGAGGACTTCCGCCGGCTGCTGCGTCCGCTGGCCGACGCCGGGCTGCGGGTCGTGGCCCTGGACCAGCGCGGCCAGTTCCAGTCACCGGGGACGCAGGAGCTGTCGGCGTACACGACCGTTGCCCTGGGCGCGGACCTGCTGGCCGTCGTCGAGGAGCTGGGTGACACGCCGGTGCATCTGCTGGGGCACAGCTTCGGCGGGCTGGTCGCCCGCACGGCTGTGCTCACCCGGCCGCAGGCCTTCCGCTCCCTGGTGCTGATGGGCTCCGGGCCGGCGGGGCTGACCGGGCCGCGGGTGGCGGTGTTCCCGCTGATGCGCCCGCTGCTCGAGCAGGGCATGCCCGCGCTGGTCGAGGCGATGGACGCGATGAACGCCGCCGACCAGCGCTGGCTGACCCTGGACGCCTCGACCCAGGCGTTCCTGCGCGACCGGATGCTGGCCTCGAGCGCGCACGCCCTGCTGGGTATGGCCGACGCGCTGACCGGCGAGCCGGACCGGGTCGACGAGCTGCGCGCGACGGGAGTCCCGGTGCTGGTGCTGCACGGGGAGGCCGATGATGCCTGGCTGCCCGCATTGCAGGCCGAGATGGCAGCGCGGCTCGGCGCCGAGCATGTCGTGGTGCCCGACGCCTTGCACTCCCCCGCGATGGAGAACGCCGACGCGACGGCCAAGGCCCTGCTCGCGTTCTACGAGGACTGATCCTGCGCAGGGATCCGGTGGCGCCACCGGCTGGCGCACCGGCTGCGGACCCCGCGTCGATCATGAACGAGACCCTGTTGACCGTGAATGGGCCGATGTGACGAGCGGGGCCGCTGCTAGGCAGGGCCGCTGCTGTCCTGCACCACCTCGAAGGCCCACAGCGTCGCACCGCTGGCCGCGGGCCGGCTCCCCTCGGGCTTGTCACCGGCCTGCGCGTGACCCTGGCCGAAAGCCTGGGACTCCCGCCAGGCAGTGAAGTCCTGCTTGCTGCGCCACCGCGTGTAGACCAGGTAGTCCGCAGTGCCCTCGACAGGGCGCAGCAACTCGAAATGCTCGAAGCCGGGGGCGGACTCGACGGCCCCCCGACGGGCGGCGAACCGCTGCTCGAGCGTGGCGCCGGCCCCCTCGGGGACGGTCAGGACGTTGATGGCGACGTACAAACGGACACGCTCCTACGGTGGGTCGACGATCTTCGGGGACAGCGGTGTCGAGCCAGGCTGCTACGGCCGCCCATCCGTCGAGTCGACGAGGGCGGCCACTACTGCTGGTCACGCAGCCGGGTCATCAGACCGGCCACGTCGATTTCGTCTGAGGGGGGCCTTCGGCCTCGGCGTTGTCGGCGAGTTCGAGAGCCGCCAGGTATTCCGGGTTCCGGCGAAGCAGAGCGGTCGCGTACACGCTGGTGGTGAGGTGGTCCAAGGGCTGGTAATCCTGCGTCTCACGACAGCGTCGCGCAGTCATCATGATGTCGGCCAGGATGCGCTGGTGTGTCTCGTCCGGCAGCTCCGCCAGAGCGGCCATCAGGATGCGGTGCTCCTCGGACTGTTCGTCGTAGGGCTCGAAGTGCCCGGGCAGGAGCTGCTCAACGGGCGCCATGGGTCACTGCTCTCCATCGGGAAAGATCGATACCGACGTTCTTGACGTGTCGTCGTAGGGGGAACTCTCGGGAATGTCTTTACGGTACCCACATCGGCATCTGTCGGCGACGCTCAATCGCTTCTGTGGGTGAAGGCGCAGGTCAGAGGCGGTATGCCGGTCGCTACCACACCCGGGCGACCGCCGACGGTTCGGTCACGGCTCAAACCGGCACGATGGGCACCGGGTCCTGGGCCAGTCCGAGCCAGGCGTGACCGCAAGGTGGTCCCGCACGTCATCCGGCCGCGCGAGCAGGCATCGCCGTCTGCAGAACGGGCAGGGGACAAGGCGATCCGGCACCCAGACGTGAGGAGAATCCCATGACCAAGGCACGCGACATCATGACGGCGGGGGCCGACTACGTGGACACCTCCACCACGGTGATGGAGGTCGCCCAGAAGCTGGCCACGCAGGACTACGGCTCCGTCCCGATCTGCGACGGCGAGAAGCTGAAGGGCATGATCACCGACCGCGACATCGTCGTGAAGGTGCTCGCCGCCGGCAAGGACCCGCAGACCACCAAGGTCATCGACCTGATCCAGGGCGAGGTCGTCACCATCGGCGCCGACGACTCGGTCGAGGAGGCGATGGAGACCATGAAGAAGCACCAGGTGCGCCGGCTGCCGGTCATCGACGGCCACAAGCTCGTCGGCATGCTGGCCCAGGCCGACCTGGCTCGCAACGACGACGACCGGCGCGTGGGCGAAACCGTCGAGGCGATCTCGAAGTAGCCCGTACCCGGCCCGCGATTCGCGCCACGGCCATCGCCGCCCCGCCCGAGTCCCCCGACCCCGGGCTCTTCGGCCCGGACAGCATCACCTGGCGGGTGCACGCCGACCCGACGATGGCGCTGTCCGGGCTGCGGGCGCTGCTGCTGCAGGCCCTGCACCCACTGGCGATGGCCGGTGTCGCGCAGCACAGCGACTTCCGGCAGGATCCGTGGGGCCGGCTGTTCCGGACGGCGGACTACATCGGCGTCACCACCTTCGGTACGACGGAGCAGGCCCGGCGGGCCGCCGCCCGGGTGCGCGGCATCCACCGCGACCTGGCCGGCATCGAACCCGAGACGGGGCAGGCGTACCGCGTCGACGACCCGGACCTGCTGCGCTGGGTGCACTGCGTCGAGGCCGAGTCGTTCCTGACCACCGCGGTGCGCTGTGGCCTGCGGCTGTCGGCCGCCGAGCAGGACCGGTACTACGCCGAGCAGACGGTGAGCGCCTCGCTCGTGGGACTGGACCCGGCGACGGTGCCGACGTCGGTGGACCAGATGGCTTGCTACTTCAGAGATGTTCGTCCGCAGCTGCGTGCCACCGCCGCCGCTCGGGACGCCGCCCGATTCGTGCTGTGGCCGCCGATGCCGGTGCTGGTGCAGCTGGGCACCCCCGCCCGGCCGGCGTGGCTCGCGCTCACCGCGGCCGCGGGCGCGATGTTGCCCCGCTGGGCCCGCCGGATGTACCGGCTACCGGGGATTCCGACCACCGACCTGGCCGCGAGCGCCGCCGGGCTCGCCTTCCGCAGCGGCCTGCTGGTGGTCCCGGAGTCGCTGCGGCTGGGGCCGCACGTGAAGCAGGCGCACGCCCGACTCGGCCTGGCCTGAGATCCTCCGCTCCGTCGAACCTTGCGTCCTGCTGAGCCCCGCGCAGGATGCTCCTCTCAGCAGGACGCAGCGGCCACGGCTCAGCCTTGCGTCCTGCTGAGCCCCGCGCAGGATGCTCCTCTCAGCAGGACGCAGCGGCNNNNNNNNNNNNNNNNNNNNNNNNNNNNNNNNNNNNNNNNNNNNNNNNNNNNNNNNNNNNNNNNNNNNNNNNNNNNNNNNNNNNNNNNNNNNNNNNNNNNCACGGCTCAGGTCAGCGCAGCTTCTGCAGC
The sequence above is drawn from the Mycobacteriales bacterium genome and encodes:
- a CDS encoding HAD family hydrolase; translation: MTQPAPPRPNGQASGPTALVLDVDGTLLDTVYLHVIAWWEAFRDAGYEVSCFDIHRAIGRSSGDLVQTLVGRSDEQVVDGHAEKWAPLRERCIPFHAVPELIRTCAGRGTKVVYCTSGSPGDVADFREKIGCDDVVSAVVDSSDVEHSKPAPDIVRAALDAVGVAPDNAVMLGDTVYDVRAAGAAGVPCIGLMCGGIGERELQEAGAAAVYGNPSELLQDLERSPVGRLLR
- a CDS encoding DUF6158 family protein: MTGVPADQLTDEALERELKHLHDTRHDTFLHGSEDALQFHTMRTTELEEDYLRRNPDRVIDARRTRHGSRELSGQDT
- a CDS encoding TetR/AcrR family transcriptional regulator — its product is MTTTTQGRDFAPRGTRLPRQARRKQLLGAAQEVFVAQGYHAAAMDEIAERAGVSKPVLYQHFPSKLELYLALLDQHAENLVLRVREALATTTDNKARVAASVAAYFDFVDGEGTDGEGAFRLVFESDLRNDPAVRERVERMTQGCVDAIAETIAHDTGYRAEEAQLLSIGLSGLMEVGARWWLTSPDRIPKERAVELLLGLAWRGISGAPRTG
- a CDS encoding DUF3107 domain-containing protein, giving the protein MEVKIGVQYAARELVLESAQSPDDVAKAVAEALRADLGVLSLVDEKGRRVLVPADKLAYVEIAESEQRRVGFGAL
- a CDS encoding GlsB/YeaQ/YmgE family stress response membrane protein; this translates as MLLTIIGMIIIGAIAGFIARALVPGKDAMSVPATILLGIVGSFVGGFLGSLLFGGGDGEGFLRPTGLIGSVIGAIIALLVYNAVSGKKRSHV
- a CDS encoding ferritin-like fold-containing protein, with product MNTRLDQATVDLLGVLAYGELTAFERLASDARLAPTIRDKHALATMAAAEFEHYRRLHDHMLSESIDPEQAMLPFVGPLDAFHESTPPNDWLEGIIKAYVGDGLASDFYREVAAFVQDASTRGLVLEALADTGQASFAVSKVREATAADPAVAGRLALWARRLVGEALIQAQRVAVERDALTELLVGGSGDLAGIARLLTRLTDNHTARMAALGLQS
- a CDS encoding DEAD/DEAH box helicase, which encodes MTTETPANGFAALGALPETVQALEALGITTPFAIQTMTLPIALAGHDLIGQARTGTGKTLGFGVPLLQRVKSKAEGSDGRPQALVVAPTRELAVQVATDIEKAGSVRSIRIAQIYGGRAFEPQVETLRKGVEVVVGTPGRLLDLARQGHLDLSHVQVLVLDEADEMLDLGFLPDVERILELLPTERQTMLFSATMPGPVVTMARRFMKQPTHIRAEEIGEKRTVPDTEIFVYRAHAMDKGEVLARILQAEGRGLTMVFCRTKRTCDKVAADMADRGFAAAAVHGDLGQGAREQALRAFRSGKIDVLVATDVAARGIDVQDVTHVINYQCPDEESTFLHRIGRTGRAGAKGVAVTFVDWDDMPKWGLINKALELPFPEPVETYSSSKHLYSDLHIPAGTKGTLPRSARVRAGLHAEQVEDLGETGRRRPAGRDGGRDSGRGGRDGGRDSGRGGRDSGRGGRDGGRDSGRGGRDDSGAAVADDAPALPKRTGSPRRRTRGSGAALEAVAGSADAGAAPAPDASRAPAPDAGRAPAPDADGAGAGPRRRRGGRGRGRGTGEAAPAAE
- a CDS encoding metallophosphoesterase, which codes for MRLLLLADTHVPRRARDLPAPVWAQVETADLVVHAGDWVDVALLDALEVRSRSLLACWGNNDGPALRARLPEVAHATLEGVRVAVTHETGGAAGRERRADLAHPDVDLLVFGHSHIPWDSTTPGGLRLLNPGSPTDRRRQPTCTFLTLELRDGQVHDVRLHPTSRHA
- a CDS encoding TSUP family transporter translates to MSLAAAGLVLLATLVTATVSGVLGMAGGLLLMGALLLVLPAAIAFVVHGLLQLVSNGWRAFLQRRHLHWAVVGWYAAGATAAAGAVHLLAYTPSTPLTYLLLGLVPGLVWLPDRWLALDASRPPHAVAAGILVTALNLVAGVAGPLLDVFFVRTTLGRHAVVATKAGTQVLSHLAKVVVYGGLAGASGVPYGLVLAAVPLSMLGTALGGRLLDRISETSFTSWTRWVVTGIGVLYLVQAARLAAA
- a CDS encoding alpha/beta hydrolase, translating into MALHPICADLDVRLESFPVPGTTLAALVCEPAGRPRSTVLLVPGYTGSKEDFRRLLRPLADAGLRVVALDQRGQFQSPGTQELSAYTTVALGADLLAVVEELGDTPVHLLGHSFGGLVARTAVLTRPQAFRSLVLMGSGPAGLTGPRVAVFPLMRPLLEQGMPALVEAMDAMNAADQRWLTLDASTQAFLRDRMLASSAHALLGMADALTGEPDRVDELRATGVPVLVLHGEADDAWLPALQAEMAARLGAEHVVVPDALHSPAMENADATAKALLAFYED
- a CDS encoding antibiotic biosynthesis monooxygenase, whose translation is MYVAINVLTVPEGAGATLEQRFAARRGAVESAPGFEHFELLRPVEGTADYLVYTRWRSKQDFTAWRESQAFGQGHAQAGDKPEGSRPAASGATLWAFEVVQDSSGPA
- a CDS encoding CBS domain-containing protein, producing the protein MTKARDIMTAGADYVDTSTTVMEVAQKLATQDYGSVPICDGEKLKGMITDRDIVVKVLAAGKDPQTTKVIDLIQGEVVTIGADDSVEEAMETMKKHQVRRLPVIDGHKLVGMLAQADLARNDDDRRVGETVEAISK
- a CDS encoding oxygenase MpaB family protein, with protein sequence MHADPTMALSGLRALLLQALHPLAMAGVAQHSDFRQDPWGRLFRTADYIGVTTFGTTEQARRAAARVRGIHRDLAGIEPETGQAYRVDDPDLLRWVHCVEAESFLTTAVRCGLRLSAAEQDRYYAEQTVSASLVGLDPATVPTSVDQMACYFRDVRPQLRATAAARDAARFVLWPPMPVLVQLGTPARPAWLALTAAAGAMLPRWARRMYRLPGIPTTDLAASAAGLAFRSGLLVVPESLRLGPHVKQAHARLGLA